In Bos javanicus breed banteng chromosome 2, ARS-OSU_banteng_1.0, whole genome shotgun sequence, the following proteins share a genomic window:
- the AHDC1 gene encoding transcription factor Gibbin yields the protein MRVKPQGLVVTSSAVCSSPDYLREPKYYPGGPPTPRPLLPARPPASPPDKAFAHTFSENPRPPPRRDPSTRRPPVLAKGDDPLPPRAARPVSQARCPTPAGDNSSSSRRHWDNGRATLRPVVQLIDIMKDLTRLSQDLQHSGVHLDCGGLRLSRPPAPPPGDLQYSFFSSPSLANSIRSPEERATPHAKSERPSHPLYEPEPEPQDSPQPGQGHSPGATAAATGLPPEPEPDGPDYSELADADILSELASLTCPEAQLLEAQALEPPSPEPEPQLLDPQPRFLDPQALEPLGEALELPPLQPLADPLGLPSLALQALDTLPDSLESQLLDPQALDPLPKLLDVPGRRLEPQQPLGPCPLAEPLRLDLCSPHGPPGPEGHPKYALRRTDRPKILCRRRKAGRGRKADAGPEGRLLPLPMPTGLAAALVEPPPPPPPPPPALPGPVPVPELEPEASQTPVVPPRKGKCRGIRRMVVKMAKIPVSLGRRNKTTYKVSSLSSSLSVEGKELGLRVSAEPTPLLKMKNNGRNVVVVFPPGEMPIILKRKRGRPPKNLLLGPGKPKEPVVVAAEAATVATASMAMPEVKKRRRRKQKLASPQPSYAADANDSKAEYSDVLAKLAFLNRQSQCAGRCSPPRCWTPSEPESVHQAPDTQSISHFLHRVQGFRRRGGKAGGFGGRGGGHAAKAARCSFSDFFEGIGKKKKVVAVAAAGVGGPGLTELGHPRKRGRGEVDAVTGKPKRKRRSRKNGTLFPEQVPSGPGFGEAGTEWVGDKGGGWAPHHGHPGGQAGRNCGFQGTEARAFASTGLESGASGRGSYYSAAAPAGQAELSQERQNLFTGYFRSLLDSDDSSDLLDFALSASRPESRKASGTYAGPPTSALPAQRGLATFPSRGAKASPVAVGSSGAGAEPSFQPVLPARQTFPPSRAASYGLTPATSECRAAETFPKLAPPPSAVARSPTTHPPTNTYPPQYGGYGAGQSVFAPAKPFTGQDCANSKDCSFAYGSGNSLPASPSSAHSAGYAPPPTGGPCLPPSKASFFNSSEGAPFSGSAPTPLRCDSRASTVSPGGYMVPKGTTASATSAASSSSSSFQPSPENCRQFAGASQWPFRQGYGGLDWASEAFSQLYNPGFDCHVSEPNVILDISNYTPQKVKQQTAVSETFSESSSDSTQFNQPVGGGFRRANSEASSSEGQSSLSSLEKLMMDWNEASSAPGYNWNQSVLFQSSSKPGRGRRKKVDLFEASHLGFPSSASGAASGYPSKRSTGPRQPRGGRGGGACSAKKERGGAAAKAKFIPKPQPVNPLFQDSPDLGLDYYSGDSSMSPLPSQSRAFSVGERDPCDFMGPYSMNPSTPSDGTFGQGFHCDSPSLGAPELDGKHFPPLAHPPTVFDAGLQKAYSPTCSPTLGFKEELRPPPTKLAACEPLKHGLQGASLGHAAAAQAHLSCRDLPLGQPHYDSPSCKGTAYWYPPGSAARSPPYEGKVGSGLLADFLGRTEAACLSAPHLASPPATPKADKEPLEMARPPGPPRGPAAAAAGYGCPLLSDLTLSPVPRDSLLPLQDTAYRYPGFMPQAHPGLGGGPKSGFLGPMAEPHPEDTFTVTSL from the coding sequence ATGCGTGTGAAGCCCCAGGGCCTGGTGGTGACTTCCAGTGCCGTGTGCAGCTCTCCTGACTACCTCCGGGAGCCCAAGTACTACCCCggcggcccccccaccccccggcccttGCTTCCCGCCCGGCCCCCTGCCAGCCCACCCGACAAGGCCTTCGCCCACACCTTCTCCGAGAACCCGCGCCCACCCCCACGCCGGGACCCCAGCACCCGGCGCCCACCAGTCCTTGCCAAGGGGGACGACCCGCTGCCCCCGAGGGCGGCCCGTCCTGTCTCCCAGGCCCGCTGCCCCACACCCGCGGGAGACAACAGCAGCAGCTCCCGAAGGCACTGGGACAACGGGCGGGCGACCCTGCGTCCAGTGGTCCAGCTGATCGACATCATGAAGGACCTGACCCGGCTCTCCCAGGACCTGCAGCACAGCGGCGTGCACCTGGACTGTGGTGGTCTCCGGCTCAgccgcccccccgccccaccccccgggGACCTGCAGTACAGCTTCTTCTCCTCGCCCAGCCTGGCCAACAGCATCCGCAGCCCGGAGGAGCGGGCCACCCCCCACGCCAAGTCCGAGAGGCCCAGCCACCCTCTGTACGAGCCTGAGCCTGAGCCTCAGGACAGCCCCCAGCCCGGCCAAGGCCACAGTCCTGGAGCCACGGCCGCGGCCACCGGTCTGCCACCGGAGCCTGAGCCCGACGGGCCCGATTACTCAGAACTCGCTGACGCCGACATCCTTAGTGAGCTGGCCTCCCTCACTTGCCCTGAGGCCCAGCTGCTGGAGGCCCAGGCCCTCGAGCCACCGTCGCCTGAGCCCGAGCCTCAGCTCTTGGACCCCCAACCCCGCTTCTTGGACCCGCAGGCTCTAGAGCCGCTCGGGGAAGCTTTGGAGCTGCCGCCCCTGCAGCCCCTGGCTGATCCTCTGGGGTTGCCAAGCCTGGCGCTACAGGCTCTGGACACCCTGCCCGACTCCCTGGAGTCGCAGCTGCTTGACCCCCAGGCACTTGACCCCCTGCCCAAGTTGCTTGACGTCCCCGGCCGCCGCCTGGAGCCCCAGCAGCCCCTGGGACCCTGCCCACTGGCTGAGCCCTTGCGCCTGGACTTATGCTCACCCCATGGCCCTCCGGGGCCTGAGGGTCACCCCAAATACGCCTTGCGGCGCACTGATAGGCCAAAGATCCTGTGTCGCCGACGGAAAGCCGGACGGGGACGCAAGGCAGACGCTGGCCCCGAGGGCCGCCTGCTGCCCCTGCCTATGCCCACCGGGCTGGCTGCTGCCCTGGTGGAGCCacccccaccgccgccgccgccaccacctGCCCTGCCCGGGCCAGTCCCCGTCCCGGAGCTGGAGCCCGAAGCCTCCCAGACCCCGGTGGTCCCTCCCCGCAAAGGCAAGTGCCGGGGTATCCGGCGCATGGTGGTGAAGATGGCCAAGATCCCCGTGTCCCTGGGACGGCGGAACAAGACCACATACAAGGTGTCGTCTCTGAGCAGCAGCCTGAGCGTGGAGGGCAAGGAGCTGGGCCTGCGCGTGTCCGCGGAGCCCACCCCGCTGCTGAAGATGAAGAACAACGGCCGCAACGTGGTGGTGGTCTTCCCACCGGGCGAGATGCCCATCATTCTCAAGCGGAAGCGCGGCCGCCCTCCCAAGAACCTGCTGCTGGGCCCCGGCAAGCCCAAGGAGCCGGTGGTGGTGGCGGCCGAGGCGGCCACCGTGGCAACAGCCAGCATGGCCATGCCAGAGGTGAAGAAGCGCCGGCGGCGGAAGCAGAAGCTGGCGTCCCCCCAGCCGTCCTACGCGGCGGACGCCAACGACAGCAAGGCCGAGTACTCAGACGTCCTCGCCAAGCTCGCCTTCCTGAACCGCCAGAGCCAGTGCGCTGGGCGATGCTCCCCACCCCGCTGCTGGACGCCCAGTGAACCCGAGTCTGTGCACCAGGCGCCTGACACCCAGAGCATCTCCCACTTCCTGCATCGCGTGCAGGGCTTTCGCCGGCGAGGTGGCAAAGCGGGCGGCTTCGGTGGCCGGGGAGGGGGCCATGCAGCCAAGGCCGCTAGGTGCTCCTTCAGTGACTTCTTTGAGGGCATCGGCAAGAAGAAGAAGGTGGTGGCTGTGGCAGCTGCGGGGGTCGGGGGCCCCGGCCTCACTGAGCTGGGGCATCCGCGCAAGCGAGGCCGGGGGGAGGTGGACGCTGTGACTGGGAAGCCCAAACGCAAGAGGCGGTCCCGGAAGAATGGGACTCTGTTCCCGGAGCAGGTGCCCAGCGGCCCTGGCTTTGGGGAGGCGGGCACTGAGTGGGTCGGGGACAAGGGTGGCGGCTGGGCCCCTCACCACGGGCACCCAGGCGGGCAGGCTGGCCGAAACTGTGGGTTCCAGGGGACCGAGGCCCGGGCCTTTGCCTCCACTGGGCTAGAGAGTGGGGCTTCAGGCCGTGGCAGCTACTACAGCGCGGCCGCGCCCGCGGGCCAGGCCGAGCTCAGCCAGGAGCGCCAAAACCTCTTCACCGGCTATTTCCGCTCCCTGCTTGATTCCGACGACTCCTCCGACCTCTTGGACTTTGCCCTCTCGGCCTCTCGGCCCGAGTCCCGGAAGGCATCAGGCACCTACGCAGGGCCCCCCACCAGCGCCCTGCCTGCCCAGCGGGGCCTGGCCACCTTCCCCAGCCGGGGAGCCAAGGCCAGCCCAGTGGCCGTGGGCAGCAGTGGGGCTGGGGCTGAGCCCTCCTTCCAGCCGGTGCTGCCCGCTCGCCAGACTTTCCCACCCAGCCGGGCAGCGAGCTATGGGCTCACCCCGGCTACTTCAGAATGCCGGGCTGCAGAGACCTTCCCCAAGCTGGCGCCCCCACCTTCCGCTGTGGCCCGCTCACCTACCACCCACCCGCCCACCAACACCTACCCCCCACAGTACGGTGGCTATGGGGCCGGACAAAGCGTATTTGCCCCAGCTAAGCCCTTCACGGGCCAGGACTGCGCTAACAGCAAGGACTGCAGCTTTGCCTATGGCAGCGGCAACAGCCTACCTGCCTCACCCAGCAGCGCCCACAGTGCCGGCTACGCCCCACCGCCCACCGGTGGCCCCTGCCTGCCACCAAGCAAGGCCTCCTTCTTCAACAGCTCCGAGGGGGCCCCCTTCTCTGGTTCAGCCCCCACACCTCTGCGCTGTGACAGCCGGGCCAGCACAGTCTCGCCCGGTGGCTACATGGTGCCCAAGGGCACCACGGCCTCTGCCACTTCCGCCGCCTCCTCGTCGTCCTCGTCCTTCCAGCCCTCGCCTGAGAACTGTCGGCAGTTTGCGGGGGCTTCTCAGTGGCCTTTCCGGCAGGGCTATGGAGGCCTGGACTGGGCCTCGGAGGCCTTCAGTCAGCTCTACAATCCCGGCTTCGACTGCCACGTCAGCGAGCCCAACGTGATCCTGGACATCTCCAACTACACCCCGCAGAAGGTGAAGCAACAGACAGCCGTGTCCGAGACCTTCTCTGAATCCTCCTCCGACAGCACCCAGTTCAATCAGCCGGTCGGCGGCGGTTTCCGGCGTGCCAACAGCGAGGCCTCGAGCAGCGAGGGCCAGTCGAGCCTGTCCAGCCTGGAGAAACTGATGATGGACTGGAACGAGGCCTCATCCGCCCCCGGTTACAACTGGAACCAGAGCGTCCTCTTCCAGAGCAGCTCCAAGCCGGGCCGTGGACGGCGGAAGAAAGTGGACCTGTTCGAGGCCTCGCATCTGGGCTTCCCGTCGTCCGCCTCGGGCGCTGCCTCGGGCTACCCGTCCAAACGGAGCACCGGGCCCCGGCAGCCTCGGGGTGGCCGGGGCGGTGGAGCCTGCTCGGCCAAGAaggagcggggcggggcggcggccAAAGCCAAGTTCATCCCCAAGCCGCAGCCCGTCAACCCCCTGTTCCAGGACAGCCCAGACCTTGGCCTGGACTACTACAGCGGGGACAGCAGCATGTCCCCGCTGCCCTCCCAATCGAGGGCCTTCAGCGTGGGTGAGCGAGACCCCTGTGACTTCATGGGACCCTACTCCATGAACCCATCCACGCCATCCGACGGCACCTTCGGCCAAGGCTTCCACTGCGACTCGCCTAGCCTGGGGGCCCCTGAGCTGGATGGCAAGCATTTCCCACCGCTGGCCCACCCGCCCACGGTGTTTGACGCAGGCCTGCAGAAGGCATACTCGCCTACCTGCTCACCCACCCTGGGCTTCAAGGAAGAGCTGCGGCCGCCACCCACAAAGCTGGCTGCCTGTGAGCCCCTcaagcatgggctccagggggCCAGCCTGGGCCATGCGGCAGCAGCTCAGGCCCACCTGAGCTGCCGGGACCTGCCACTGGGCCAGCCTCACTACGACTCCCCCAGCTGCAAGGGTACTGCGTATTGGTACCCACCAGGCTCAGCTGCCCGCAGCCCACCCTACGAAGGCAAGGTGGGTTCGGGGCTGCTGGCTGACTTCCTGGGCAGGACGGAGGCCGCGTGCCTCAGTGCCCCACACCTGGCTAGCCCACCGGCCACACCCAAGGCCGACAAGGAGCCGCTGGAGATGGCCCGGCCGCCCGGCCCACCCCGTGGCCCCGCTGCAGCCGCTGCTGGCTATGGCTGCCCACTTCTTAGTGACTTGACCCTGTCCCCTGTGCCGAGGGACTCGCTGCTGCCCCTGCAGGATACTGCCTACAGGTATCCAGGCTTTATGCCGCAGGCGCATCCCGGCCTGGGTGGGGGCCCCAAGAGCGGCTTCCTGGGGCCTATGGCGGAACCTCACCCTGAGGACACATTCACCGTCACCTCCCTGTAG